The Gloeobacter morelensis MG652769 genome contains the following window.
AGGCGCGCAGGTCGGTGGCCACCACCGGCGCCCCGGAAAGCTTGAGCACCCCGCGCACGATCGCATGGCCCGAGCGCACCCGGATGTCGGCCCCCAGGCGGTTGAGTTCGGGAACGTGCATCAGGCGGTTCTCAAAGACCGTCTCCGAGATGATGCTGGTGCCCTCGCTCACCGCAAGCACACTCATAAACTGCGCCTGCATGTCGGTGGGAAAACCGGGAAAGGGCAGCGTCTCGATGTCGGTGGCCGCCATCACCCGGCCGGGGCTCACCTCCAGCGTGCCCGGTCCCACCAGATTGACCACCGAACCCATCTCCCGCAACTTGGCGATCACCGCCGCGAGGTGCTCGGGGAAGACCGGCCCAATGCGCAGGGTCGAACGGGTAATGGCGGCGGCAGCCATGAAGGTGCCCGTCTCGATGCGGTCGGGAATGACGTGGTACTCGCTGCCGTGCAGGCGCGGTACACCGCTAATCACGATCGTTTTGCTGCCCGCGCCGCGGATGTGGGCGCCCATCGAGCGGCAGAAGTTGGCCAGGTCCACCACCTCCGGTTCCTGGGCGGCATTCTCGATGACGGTCTCGCCCTCGGCGAGGGTGGCGGCCATCATGATCGTCTCGGTCGCTCCCACGCTCGGATAGTCGAGATAGATGCGCCCGCCGCGCAACTTGCGCGCCCGCGCCTCGACGATGCCGTGCTCGATGCGCACCTGGGCGCCGAGGGCCTGCAGACCGCGCACGTGCAGGTCTACCGGCCGCGCCCCAATCGCACACCCACCGGGCAGCGGAATGCGCGCCATCCCCAGGCGGGCCAGAATCGGCCCCAGGATAAAAAAGCTGGCGCGCAGGCTGTTTACCAGTTCGTAGGGAGCGCGGTGGACGCTCAAAAAGCGCGGGTCGATATCGAGAATGTTGTCGGCCACAGGCCGCACCCGCACCCCAAGCGATTCGAGAATCGCACTCATCATGCGGATATCCGCCAATTTCGGCACATTGTGCAGCCGACAGGGCTCCATGGTCAAAAGCGAAGCGGCCATCAGTGCCAGCGACGAATTTTTGGCCCCACTGGTGGTCACCTCCCCGCTTAATCGATAGCCTCCCTCAATCTGTAGATACGCGTCCGCCAATTTTGCCGGGGCTGGACTCGGCTGGTGCAAGGAAGGCTCGATGCCCATGGGTTCGATGATTGGTGGTATGTGGATACCCCAGATTGTAAGGGAAAGATCGCTGGAAAATCTGCCCTTTACAGTGGAGATGTAACGCCTACGCCAGATTTAGGCACTCGGGGCCGGCAGCAAGGTGCGGCGCAGCAGGCGGGCGAGTTCGCGCTCCAGCAAACGGCCGGCCACCCGGCGGCTGAGGTCCCGGCCCTCGGGCTTGAGGATGAGTTTGCCGACAATGGAGACCGATTTGCGCAAGTCGAGCTTGGGATCCTCGCGCAGCAAGGACCAGAGCCTTTCAAGATTCTGCAGGCCGCTCGCTTTGCCGCCCGGAACGTTGGGGTTGACGGTGCTCGCGGAGGTCAGTTCGTCGATGAGCTTCTCGCGGATCGCAGTGCCCCGCTCGGAGAGCAAAAATTCGGCCGCCTGATCGAGAGCACGGTTGATGTCGTAGTCCCTGGCGCTTCTGGCGTTGCGCACAAGGTTTTCGAGGCGGTTCCAGCGAAAGGAGCCGTCTTTGAAGAGAAGTTCGCTCAGCGAAGCGCGCAGTTCGGGGGCGTTGTCGGTGAGCAGGCGGCGGGCCACGTAGGGGTAGGCGACTTCGAGCACCTTGAAGTCCGGGTCTACCGAGATGGCGATCCCTTCGAGGGTCACCAGCGAACGAATAATCAGTGCAAAAAAGGCGGGCACCCGAAACGGCAGGTCGTACATCATCGAGGACATGTTGTCGGTGATGCTCTTGATGTTGAGGCTGCCGATGCTAGATCCCAAAGCCTGGCCAAAAACCGCCGCCAGCACCGGTACGATGGGCTTCAGGTCTTGATCGGGTTTGAGAAAACCGAGTTTGACGTAGTCGCGCGCCAGCCCGTCGAAGTCGCGATTGACCATATGGACGATGGCTTCGATCAGGCCGTAGCGCTGGGCAGGTTCCACCTCGCTCATCATCCCGAAGTCGAGGTAAGCGAGCCTGCCGTCGGCCATCACCAACAAATTGCCCGGGTGGGGATCGGCGTGGAAGAAACCGTGCTCCAGCAATTGCCTCAGCGAGCACTGCACACCGTTTTCGATCACCTTGCGCGCATTGAGACCCGCCCGCTGGATATCCTCCAGGCGAGTAAGCTTGAGGCCGTCTATCCACTCCATGGTGAGCACCTGCCGGCAGGTATAGTCCCAGTAGATGCGCGGCACATACACTTCGGGCATCCCGGTAAAGCAGGCGGCGAAGCGCTCGGCGTTCTTGCCCTCCTGGATATAGTCCATCTCCTCGAAGAGCTTACGGCCAAATTCATCGAGGATGGCCTGCAGATCGCTTTTGACCTGAGGGACGTTGCGCTCGACCCAGCCGAGCAAGCCCCGCTGCAAATAGAGATCCAGGCTCACCAGCGGAATCAAGTTGGGGCGCTGCACTTTAATGGCTACCCGCTCGCCGGTGGTGAGCCTGGCGCGATAAACCTGGCCCAGGGAGGCGGCGGCAATGGGCACTTCGTCAAATTCGGCGTAGATTTCGCGCGGATCGCGCCCGAGCCCGGCGCGGATGAGCGCGTAGGCCTCTTCGTTGGGGACCGGCGGTAGGCGGTCCTGCAACAGCGTCAACTCATCAAGGTAGACCGGCGGCACCAGATCGGGCCGGGTCGAAAGCGCCTGGCCAATCTTGATATAGGTTGGCCCCAGGCGGGTGAGAATCTCGCGCAGGCGCACCGCCCGCTTTTGCTGATGGCGGGCGACGGTGCCGGTGAGGCGATCCCACTGCACCATCAGTGCAAAACCCACAAAGGGCAGCAATGTCTGAAAAAAGCGCCACACCAC
Protein-coding sequences here:
- the murA gene encoding UDP-N-acetylglucosamine 1-carboxyvinyltransferase, with translation MGIEPSLHQPSPAPAKLADAYLQIEGGYRLSGEVTTSGAKNSSLALMAASLLTMEPCRLHNVPKLADIRMMSAILESLGVRVRPVADNILDIDPRFLSVHRAPYELVNSLRASFFILGPILARLGMARIPLPGGCAIGARPVDLHVRGLQALGAQVRIEHGIVEARARKLRGGRIYLDYPSVGATETIMMAATLAEGETVIENAAQEPEVVDLANFCRSMGAHIRGAGSKTIVISGVPRLHGSEYHVIPDRIETGTFMAAAAITRSTLRIGPVFPEHLAAVIAKLREMGSVVNLVGPGTLEVSPGRVMAATDIETLPFPGFPTDMQAQFMSVLAVSEGTSIISETVFENRLMHVPELNRLGADIRVRSGHAIVRGVLKLSGAPVVATDLRASAALVIAGLAAHGTTTIAGLHHLDRGYESIEKKLQALGARIERHLPSAAPNEVNKIAATTGPDAAAAPV
- a CDS encoding ABC1 kinase family protein, which produces MRALNESTVESRFESAALTRPGAGLPSAVAPDLPFKSYDPDLIARYAERRFGRVVWRFFQTLLPFVGFALMVQWDRLTGTVARHQQKRAVRLREILTRLGPTYIKIGQALSTRPDLVPPVYLDELTLLQDRLPPVPNEEAYALIRAGLGRDPREIYAEFDEVPIAAASLGQVYRARLTTGERVAIKVQRPNLIPLVSLDLYLQRGLLGWVERNVPQVKSDLQAILDEFGRKLFEEMDYIQEGKNAERFAACFTGMPEVYVPRIYWDYTCRQVLTMEWIDGLKLTRLEDIQRAGLNARKVIENGVQCSLRQLLEHGFFHADPHPGNLLVMADGRLAYLDFGMMSEVEPAQRYGLIEAIVHMVNRDFDGLARDYVKLGFLKPDQDLKPIVPVLAAVFGQALGSSIGSLNIKSITDNMSSMMYDLPFRVPAFFALIIRSLVTLEGIAISVDPDFKVLEVAYPYVARRLLTDNAPELRASLSELLFKDGSFRWNRLENLVRNARSARDYDINRALDQAAEFLLSERGTAIREKLIDELTSASTVNPNVPGGKASGLQNLERLWSLLREDPKLDLRKSVSIVGKLILKPEGRDLSRRVAGRLLERELARLLRRTLLPAPSA